In Herpetosiphonaceae bacterium, one genomic interval encodes:
- a CDS encoding branched-chain amino acid ABC transporter permease produces the protein MAVEAQSKPMITRQSSWNTLRQVFAPIGQILVFIVGSAVILGLIVVLLGLVLSRVMEQPNMLNGVFLLLPIVIVDGLVLGFLYATIALGYTMVYGVLEFINFAHGEIFMVGAFVAGGLALFLASNGLLAAIPPLLFVLIAVLLGMAVSGTLAMSIERVAYRPLRNAPRLVPLISAIGVSLVLQDLVRLIAGPRRFYLAFPDLGLNQRYQLFQVARAGGGNLNVTIDSKSLILIVTALVMLIGLNYLVNATKLGKAIRAVAQDRPTASLMGINVNLIIALTFLIGGALGGAAGVLFGIRYSTINPYVGFLYGLKAFTAAVLGGIGNITGAMVGGIVLGFLEAFVAGYLSLFTRGHFGGADYASMAAFLILVGILIFRPSGLLGEAVAQKV, from the coding sequence ATGGCAGTAGAAGCGCAATCGAAACCAATGATCACGCGACAGTCGTCCTGGAACACACTGCGCCAGGTATTCGCGCCGATCGGCCAAATTCTTGTGTTTATTGTAGGCAGCGCCGTTATCCTGGGCCTTATTGTCGTGCTGCTTGGTTTGGTGCTTAGCCGGGTCATGGAGCAGCCGAATATGCTGAACGGCGTATTTTTGCTGCTGCCGATCGTGATCGTTGATGGGCTGGTGCTCGGCTTTCTCTACGCGACCATCGCGCTGGGCTATACGATGGTCTATGGCGTGCTGGAGTTTATCAACTTTGCGCACGGCGAAATCTTCATGGTGGGGGCGTTTGTGGCCGGTGGCCTGGCCCTGTTTCTCGCCTCGAACGGCTTGCTGGCCGCGATACCGCCGCTGCTCTTTGTGCTGATCGCGGTGCTGCTGGGCATGGCCGTGAGCGGAACGCTGGCGATGTCGATCGAGCGGGTAGCCTATCGTCCGCTGCGCAACGCGCCGCGCCTGGTGCCGCTGATCTCGGCGATCGGCGTTTCGCTGGTGCTGCAAGACCTCGTGCGGCTGATCGCAGGGCCGCGCCGCTTCTACCTGGCATTCCCGGATCTGGGCCTCAACCAGCGCTATCAGCTCTTTCAGGTAGCGCGCGCCGGTGGCGGCAACCTCAACGTGACGATCGATAGCAAGTCGCTGATCCTGATCGTGACGGCGCTGGTAATGCTGATCGGCCTGAACTATCTGGTCAACGCGACCAAGCTCGGCAAGGCGATTCGCGCCGTGGCGCAGGATCGGCCTACGGCAAGCCTGATGGGCATCAACGTCAACCTGATCATCGCGCTGACCTTCTTGATCGGCGGTGCGCTGGGCGGCGCGGCGGGCGTGCTCTTCGGCATTCGCTACAGCACGATCAACCCGTACGTCGGCTTTTTGTACGGCCTGAAGGCGTTTACCGCCGCCGTGCTGGGCGGCATCGGCAACATCACCGGCGCGATGGTCGGCGGGATTGTGCTCGGCTTTCTGGAGGCGTTCGTCGCCGGGTATCTGTCGCTCTTTACCCGTGGGCACTTTGGCGGCGCCGACTATGCCAGCATGGCGGCGTTTCTGATTCTGGTTGGTATCCTGATCTTCCGTCCGTCGGGCCTGCTCGGCGAGGCGGTAGCGCAGAAGGTGTAG
- a CDS encoding branched-chain amino acid ABC transporter substrate-binding protein: MKRFASALMLLVLMASLLAACGQTTASPSATTGAASPAPESPMASASPAESPMASASPAASAAASPSTSETATAGAAAELPNVEGLDLGTIKIASQTPLSGPQSALGTGIRNGSELGVEQMSKKVGMEVQFVPFDDQATEDIGASNANQIAADQDILCVAGHLNSGVALAALPTYKNASLLMISPANTNVRITDDFGANPAYRVVGRDDVQPAVAAKHAFETLKVKNVYILHDKTAYGQGVADFFRQLAEKAGVQVLGFEGTDEKSVFDPVLNPILAAQPEAVFWGGIYSEGGPLLKQMREKGIEARFLGTDGLDSSELSRLAGEAAVGVNFITIAGPVGQYPAASQFAKDYEAKFSAATPSFAAQGYDAAALCVLAIAKAAEKANARPTRQQVLEAMKEIGPYDGVTGTVTFNEKGDRVPATYFVIEVKTGDPAQWDQANQIINKIDISPEGQ, encoded by the coding sequence ATGAAACGTTTTGCTTCAGCGCTCATGCTGCTGGTCCTCATGGCATCGCTGCTGGCCGCGTGTGGTCAGACAACAGCAAGCCCGTCCGCAACCACCGGCGCCGCCTCGCCGGCCCCAGAATCACCGATGGCCTCGGCCTCGCCCGCAGAATCACCGATGGCCTCGGCCTCGCCCGCAGCGTCGGCGGCTGCCTCTCCATCTACCTCAGAAACCGCAACGGCTGGCGCAGCGGCAGAGCTGCCCAACGTCGAGGGCCTGGATCTCGGCACGATCAAGATCGCGTCGCAGACCCCGCTCTCCGGCCCACAGTCGGCGCTGGGCACCGGTATTCGCAACGGCTCTGAGCTAGGCGTCGAGCAGATGTCGAAGAAGGTGGGCATGGAGGTGCAGTTCGTGCCCTTCGACGATCAGGCGACCGAGGATATTGGCGCGTCGAACGCGAACCAGATCGCCGCCGACCAGGACATCCTGTGCGTCGCCGGTCACTTGAACTCAGGCGTGGCGCTGGCGGCGCTTCCGACCTACAAGAACGCCAGCCTGCTGATGATCTCGCCGGCCAACACCAACGTGCGCATCACCGACGACTTCGGCGCGAATCCGGCCTATCGCGTCGTCGGTCGCGACGACGTGCAGCCTGCCGTGGCCGCCAAGCACGCCTTCGAGACGCTGAAGGTCAAGAATGTGTATATCCTGCACGACAAGACGGCCTACGGCCAGGGCGTGGCAGACTTCTTCCGCCAGCTGGCTGAGAAGGCCGGCGTTCAGGTGCTTGGCTTCGAGGGCACCGATGAGAAGTCGGTCTTCGACCCGGTGCTGAACCCGATTCTGGCGGCGCAGCCCGAAGCCGTCTTCTGGGGCGGCATCTACTCCGAGGGTGGCCCGCTGCTGAAGCAGATGCGCGAGAAGGGCATCGAGGCTCGCTTCCTCGGCACCGACGGCCTCGACTCGTCGGAGCTGTCGCGTCTGGCCGGTGAGGCGGCAGTCGGCGTCAACTTCATTACGATCGCCGGTCCGGTGGGCCAGTATCCCGCGGCGTCGCAGTTTGCCAAGGACTACGAGGCCAAGTTCAGCGCGGCCACGCCGTCGTTTGCAGCGCAGGGCTACGACGCCGCCGCGCTGTGCGTGCTGGCGATTGCCAAGGCCGCCGAGAAGGCCAACGCCCGCCCGACGCGCCAGCAGGTGCTGGAGGCGATGAAGGAGATCGGCCCATACGATGGCGTGACCGGCACCGTCACCTTCAACGAGAAGGGCGACCGCGTCCCAGCGACCTACTTCGTGATCGAGGTCAAGACGGGCGATCCGGCACAGTGGGATCAGGCGAACCAGATCATCAACAAGATCGACATCTCGCCAGAAGGACAGTAG